A single window of Streptomyces cathayae DNA harbors:
- a CDS encoding iron-siderophore ABC transporter substrate-binding protein: MSGSRSPLRSAALALAAAPLVMTLAACSGSDSGTPGDSTEKAADAGTGRTVQTAFGEVKIDGTPKKVVTLNDASLDTALSLGVTPVGTSAARGAEGAPAYLGERAEGIPLVATVREPNTEAILKAEPDLILTGPDLEKSQYETLSAIAPTIVPAAGDWRFGLDTYGEALGKADELDQKIDALLDRARKAGDGAKGTGLVMRWMPGGPIVMNAANMPTAMLREAGLTPMPIAEDLGAQPHSDPLSLENLTRADADHVFIATLNAEGDKALEAARSEKAFTRMNAVQAGQDHGVDGQVWSSSNGPNAMEQVITDIEKALTE, translated from the coding sequence ATGTCCGGAAGCCGCTCCCCGCTGCGCTCCGCCGCTCTCGCTCTGGCGGCCGCCCCGCTGGTCATGACCCTCGCCGCCTGCTCGGGCTCCGACTCCGGCACTCCGGGCGACAGCACGGAGAAGGCGGCGGACGCCGGGACCGGGCGCACCGTGCAGACGGCCTTCGGCGAGGTGAAGATCGACGGCACGCCGAAGAAGGTCGTCACCCTCAATGACGCCTCCCTGGACACCGCCCTCTCCCTCGGCGTCACCCCGGTGGGCACCAGCGCCGCCAGAGGAGCCGAGGGCGCCCCCGCCTATCTGGGCGAACGGGCCGAGGGCATCCCGCTGGTCGCCACCGTCCGGGAACCCAACACCGAGGCGATCCTCAAGGCCGAGCCGGACCTCATCCTCACCGGCCCCGATCTGGAGAAGTCGCAGTACGAGACGCTCTCCGCCATCGCACCGACCATCGTCCCGGCCGCCGGCGACTGGCGCTTCGGCCTCGACACCTACGGCGAGGCGCTCGGCAAGGCCGACGAACTCGACCAGAAGATCGACGCCCTGCTCGACCGCGCGCGGAAGGCGGGCGACGGCGCCAAGGGCACGGGCCTCGTGATGCGGTGGATGCCGGGCGGCCCGATCGTGATGAACGCCGCCAACATGCCCACCGCGATGCTGCGGGAGGCCGGTCTGACACCGATGCCCATCGCCGAGGACCTCGGCGCGCAGCCGCACTCGGACCCGCTGTCCCTGGAGAACCTCACCCGGGCCGACGCCGACCACGTCTTCATCGCCACGCTCAACGCCGAGGGCGACAAGGCGCTGGAGGCCGCACGCTCGGAGAAGGCCTTCACCCGGATGAACGCCGTCCAGGCAGGACAGGACCACGGGGTCGACGGCCAGGTCTGGAGCAGCAGCAACGGCCCGAACGCCATGGAGCAGGTCATCACCGACATCGAGAAGGCACTCACCGAGTGA
- a CDS encoding ABC transporter substrate-binding protein → MQRTTHRPHLLARPVLVALAATVALTATSCAKSEDDASDSKKSPAAAADAGQKVVTPKPGGKTCAIDAYGGKELDLKGATVGFSQSEKEANPFRIAETQSIKDEAAKRGVKLLTTNAQSQFSKQISDVQDLLAKGADLLVIAPLNSDGWDPVLQAAAAKKVPIVTIDRKINATACKDYVSFIASDFVEQGRRAADQMIEATGGKGEVAILLGAAGNNVTTERTEGFKERVAEKAPGLKVVFEQTGDFAREKGQQVTEQLIQSKPDIKGIYAENDEMGLGAVAALKGAGKKAGDVEIVTVDGTRNAVQGIVDGWITGVIESNPRFGPLAFETLDTFTQGEEVPQEIVIQDSAYDADNAGQDLGKAY, encoded by the coding sequence ATGCAGCGCACCACTCATCGCCCTCACCTCCTCGCCCGCCCCGTGCTCGTGGCCTTGGCCGCCACGGTGGCCCTGACCGCCACCTCCTGCGCGAAATCGGAGGACGACGCGTCGGACAGCAAGAAATCCCCGGCAGCCGCGGCCGACGCCGGCCAGAAGGTCGTCACGCCGAAGCCGGGCGGCAAGACCTGCGCCATCGACGCGTACGGCGGAAAGGAACTCGACCTCAAGGGCGCCACCGTCGGCTTCTCGCAGTCGGAGAAGGAGGCCAACCCGTTCCGCATCGCCGAAACGCAGTCCATCAAGGACGAGGCGGCGAAGCGGGGGGTCAAACTCCTGACGACCAACGCCCAGTCGCAGTTCTCCAAGCAGATCAGCGACGTCCAGGACCTGCTCGCCAAGGGTGCCGACCTGCTGGTCATCGCGCCGCTCAACTCCGACGGCTGGGACCCGGTGCTGCAGGCCGCCGCCGCCAAGAAGGTCCCGATCGTCACGATCGACCGCAAGATCAACGCCACCGCCTGCAAGGACTACGTCTCCTTCATCGCCTCGGACTTCGTCGAGCAGGGCCGGCGGGCCGCCGACCAGATGATCGAGGCCACCGGCGGCAAGGGCGAGGTCGCGATCCTGCTGGGCGCGGCCGGGAACAACGTCACCACCGAACGCACCGAGGGATTCAAGGAGCGGGTCGCGGAGAAGGCCCCCGGTCTGAAGGTCGTCTTCGAGCAGACCGGTGACTTCGCCCGCGAGAAGGGGCAGCAGGTCACCGAGCAGCTCATCCAGTCCAAGCCGGACATCAAGGGCATCTACGCGGAGAACGACGAGATGGGCCTGGGCGCGGTGGCCGCGCTCAAGGGCGCGGGCAAGAAGGCCGGCGACGTCGAGATCGTCACGGTCGACGGCACGCGCAACGCCGTACAGGGCATCGTCGACGGCTGGATCACCGGCGTCATCGAGTCCAACCCGCGGTTCGGTCCGCTGGCGTTCGAGACGCTGGACACCTTCACCCAGGGCGAGGAAGTGCCTCAGGAGATCGTCATCCAGGACAGCGCCTACGACGCCGACAACGCCGGGCAGGACCTCGGCAAGGCCTACTGA
- a CDS encoding FecCD family ABC transporter permease, protein MTLRSLVLRGLLPGAGLLLAAVLASLLLGAGEVGPGRALAALLGGADGDARFTVLELRLPRTLVAVAVGVALGVAGALLQAAARNPLAEPGLLGVSAGASFAVVVALVLGASAATLGPYVAVLGAGAGCLLALAAARLRGAGDDPVRLVLAGAAFSGLMAAGSSVMLLVDARAADEIRFWTIGSVAGRELADLWAVVPVVGLGLLLAVLVARSLTALSLGDDVATGLGHRPGRVRALAVTSVALLVGGATALAGPVAFVGLVVPFAARALVGPDLRRLLAVSVFIGPATVLTADVVSRLVARPYEMPLGVMTALLGAPVLVAVVRSHRLPSL, encoded by the coding sequence GTGACGCTGCGTTCACTCGTCCTGCGCGGCTTGCTGCCCGGCGCCGGGCTGCTGCTGGCGGCCGTACTCGCGAGTCTGCTCCTGGGCGCGGGGGAGGTCGGACCGGGGCGCGCCCTGGCCGCCCTGCTCGGCGGGGCGGACGGCGATGCCCGTTTCACCGTGCTGGAACTGCGGCTGCCGCGCACCCTGGTCGCGGTCGCCGTCGGCGTGGCCCTGGGCGTCGCGGGAGCCCTGCTCCAGGCGGCCGCCCGCAACCCCCTGGCCGAACCGGGCCTGCTGGGGGTGAGCGCGGGGGCGTCCTTCGCCGTGGTCGTCGCCCTGGTCCTCGGTGCTTCGGCGGCCACCCTCGGCCCGTATGTGGCGGTCCTGGGGGCGGGCGCGGGGTGTCTGCTGGCGCTGGCCGCGGCCCGGCTGCGCGGGGCCGGGGACGATCCCGTGCGCCTCGTGCTCGCCGGTGCGGCCTTCAGCGGGCTGATGGCCGCGGGCTCCTCGGTGATGCTGCTCGTCGACGCCCGGGCCGCCGACGAGATCCGCTTCTGGACCATCGGGTCGGTGGCCGGACGGGAACTGGCGGATCTGTGGGCCGTCGTCCCCGTCGTCGGTCTCGGGCTTCTCCTCGCCGTCCTCGTGGCTCGCTCCCTGACCGCGCTGAGTCTCGGTGACGACGTGGCCACCGGCCTCGGCCACCGGCCCGGCCGGGTCAGGGCCCTCGCGGTGACGTCCGTGGCCCTGCTGGTCGGCGGGGCCACCGCCCTGGCGGGCCCCGTGGCCTTCGTCGGGCTCGTCGTGCCGTTCGCCGCCCGCGCCCTGGTCGGCCCGGACCTGCGCCGGCTGCTGGCCGTCTCCGTCTTCATCGGCCCCGCCACCGTGCTCACCGCCGACGTCGTCTCCCGGCTCGTCGCGCGCCCCTACGAGATGCCCCTCGGCGTCATGACCGCGCTCCTGGGCGCGCCCGTCCTGGTCGCCGTCGTCCGATCCCACAGGTTGCCCTCGCTGTGA
- a CDS encoding acetyl/propionyl/methylcrotonyl-CoA carboxylase subunit alpha, with amino-acid sequence MTKVLIANRGEIAVRVARACRDAGLTSVAVYADPDRDALHVRAADEAFALGGDTPATSYLDSDKVLKAAAESGADAIHPGYGFLSENADFAQAVLDAGLTWIGPPPAAIRNLGDKVAARHIAQRAGAPLVAGTPDPVTGAEEVLAFAKQHGLPIAIKAAFGGGGRGLKVARALEEIPELYDSAVREATAAFGRGECFVERYLDQPRHVETQCLADTHGNVVVVSTRDCSLQRRHQKLVEEAPAPFLSDTQVAELYASSKAILKEAGYVGAGTVEFLVGADGTISFLEVNTRLQVEHPVTEEVAGLDLVREMFRIADGQPLGYDDPPLRGHSFEFRINGEDPGRNFLPAPGTVTAFAPPTGPGVRLDAGVESGSVIGPAWDSLLAKLIVTGRTRAEALQRAARALDEFTVEGMATAIPFHRAVVADPAFAPELHGQDGPFSVHTRWIETEFVNDIKPFTAGTDAEADEEDAGRETVVVEVGGKRLEVSLPASLGMSLARTGLAAGARPKRRAARKSGPAASGDTLASPMQGTIVKIAVEEGQQVQEGDLVVVLEAMKMEQPLNAHRSGTVKALSAEVGASVTSGAVICEIKD; translated from the coding sequence CTGACCAAGGTGCTCATCGCCAACCGTGGCGAAATCGCTGTCCGTGTGGCCCGGGCCTGCCGGGACGCCGGCCTCACCAGCGTCGCCGTCTACGCCGACCCGGACCGGGACGCTCTGCACGTCCGCGCCGCGGACGAGGCCTTCGCCCTGGGCGGTGACACCCCGGCCACCAGCTACCTGGACAGCGACAAGGTCCTCAAGGCCGCCGCCGAGTCCGGCGCGGACGCCATCCACCCCGGCTACGGCTTCCTCTCCGAGAACGCCGACTTCGCCCAGGCCGTCCTGGACGCCGGCCTGACCTGGATCGGCCCGCCCCCGGCCGCCATCCGCAACCTGGGCGACAAGGTCGCCGCCCGGCACATCGCCCAACGCGCCGGCGCCCCCCTGGTGGCCGGCACCCCCGACCCGGTCACCGGGGCCGAGGAGGTCCTCGCCTTCGCGAAGCAGCACGGCCTGCCCATCGCCATCAAGGCCGCCTTCGGCGGCGGCGGCCGCGGCCTGAAGGTCGCCCGCGCCCTGGAGGAGATCCCCGAGCTCTACGACTCCGCGGTCCGCGAGGCCACCGCCGCCTTCGGCCGCGGCGAATGCTTCGTCGAACGCTACCTGGACCAACCCCGGCACGTGGAGACCCAGTGCCTGGCCGACACCCACGGCAACGTGGTGGTCGTCTCCACCCGCGACTGCTCGCTGCAGCGCCGCCACCAAAAACTCGTCGAGGAGGCCCCCGCCCCCTTCCTCTCCGACACCCAGGTGGCCGAGCTGTACGCCTCCTCCAAGGCCATCCTCAAGGAGGCCGGCTACGTCGGCGCCGGCACCGTGGAATTCCTGGTCGGCGCCGACGGCACCATCTCCTTTTTGGAGGTCAACACCCGCCTGCAGGTCGAACACCCGGTCACCGAGGAGGTCGCCGGCCTCGACCTGGTCCGCGAGATGTTCCGCATCGCCGACGGCCAGCCGCTGGGCTACGACGACCCGCCGCTGCGCGGCCACTCCTTCGAGTTCCGCATCAACGGCGAGGACCCGGGCCGCAACTTCCTGCCCGCCCCCGGCACGGTGACCGCCTTCGCCCCGCCCACCGGACCCGGCGTGCGCCTGGACGCCGGGGTGGAGTCCGGCAGCGTGATCGGCCCGGCCTGGGACTCGCTGCTGGCCAAACTGATCGTCACCGGCCGCACCCGCGCCGAGGCCCTGCAGCGCGCCGCCCGCGCCCTGGACGAGTTCACCGTCGAGGGCATGGCCACCGCCATCCCCTTCCACCGCGCGGTGGTGGCCGATCCGGCCTTTGCCCCCGAGCTGCACGGCCAGGACGGCCCGTTCAGCGTGCACACCCGCTGGATCGAGACCGAGTTCGTCAACGACATCAAGCCGTTCACGGCCGGCACCGACGCCGAGGCCGACGAGGAGGACGCGGGCCGCGAGACCGTGGTGGTCGAGGTCGGCGGCAAGCGCCTGGAGGTCTCGCTGCCCGCCTCGCTGGGCATGTCGCTGGCCCGCACCGGGCTGGCGGCCGGCGCCCGGCCCAAGCGGCGGGCGGCCAGGAAGTCCGGCCCGGCCGCCTCCGGCGACACCCTGGCCTCCCCGATGCAGGGCACCATCGTCAAGATCGCCGTCGAGGAGGGCCAGCAGGTCCAGGAGGGCGACCTGGTGGTGGTGCTGGAGGCGATGAAGATGGAACAGCCGCTGAACGCGCACCGCTCGGGCACCGTCAAGGCGCTGAGCGCCGAGGTCGGCGCGTCCGTCACCTCCGGCGCGGTCATCTGCGAGATCAAGGACTGA
- a CDS encoding endonuclease/exonuclease/phosphatase family protein — translation MPHSSRRPVRGARTAAPLTAAVAVMAVVLATATPAAAGPSGAQAPAVPLRVATYNIHAGAGQDGVFDLGRTAEALRGLDADVIGLQEVDVHWGARSDFVDEARALADALDMRVFFAPIYDLDPATADGERRQYGVAVLSRPPVLEAENHEITRLSTQTSDPVPAPAPGFAEVTVDVKGVFVHVYSTHLDHRADPSIRAAQVADMLEVLAADHGPKILVGDFNAEATAPELAPLWRRLRDAAPDGGGTYPAVDPVKRIDLVTVSPGITVTGAHEAATDASDHRPVVTDLKLHRRGR, via the coding sequence ATGCCGCACAGTTCCCGACGCCCCGTCCGCGGTGCCCGTACGGCCGCCCCGCTGACCGCCGCCGTAGCCGTCATGGCCGTCGTACTCGCCACGGCGACACCGGCGGCGGCCGGACCCTCCGGGGCGCAGGCCCCGGCCGTACCGCTGCGGGTGGCGACCTACAACATCCACGCCGGAGCCGGCCAGGACGGGGTCTTCGACCTCGGCCGCACCGCGGAGGCCCTACGCGGTCTGGACGCCGACGTGATCGGTCTCCAGGAGGTCGACGTGCACTGGGGCGCCCGGAGCGACTTCGTCGACGAGGCCCGCGCGCTCGCCGACGCGCTGGACATGCGGGTGTTCTTCGCACCGATCTACGATCTGGACCCGGCCACCGCCGACGGGGAGCGCCGGCAGTACGGTGTCGCCGTGCTGAGCCGCCCCCCGGTGCTCGAGGCCGAGAACCACGAGATCACCCGGCTCTCCACCCAGACGTCCGATCCGGTGCCCGCCCCGGCGCCCGGCTTCGCCGAGGTGACGGTCGACGTCAAGGGCGTGTTCGTGCACGTCTACAGCACGCATCTGGACCACCGGGCCGACCCGTCGATCCGTGCGGCCCAGGTGGCGGACATGCTCGAGGTGCTGGCCGCCGACCACGGACCGAAGATCCTGGTCGGCGACTTCAACGCCGAGGCGACGGCTCCGGAGCTGGCGCCGCTGTGGCGGCGGTTGCGGGACGCCGCCCCGGACGGCGGTGGGACGTACCCGGCGGTCGACCCCGTCAAGCGCATCGACCTGGTGACGGTTTCCCCCGGCATCACCGTGACCGGTGCCCACGAGGCCGCGACGGACGCGTCGGACCACCGCCCCGTGGTCACGGACCTGAAGCTGCACCGGCGCGGCCGCTGA
- a CDS encoding cobalamin B12-binding domain-containing protein has product MNVLRQRADLGGAAPPRLRVVIAKPGLDGHDRGAKVIARALRDAGHEVIYTGLHQTPEQIVATVIAEDAPVLGLSVLSGAHLTIVGRVIELLAREDASDVRILVGGIIPDADVRALEAMGVAAVFTPGANIRRIVETVDALSADRTDVQETAC; this is encoded by the coding sequence ATGAACGTCCTGCGACAGCGCGCAGATCTCGGCGGTGCGGCGCCGCCCCGGCTGCGTGTGGTGATCGCCAAGCCCGGGCTCGACGGTCACGACCGCGGCGCCAAGGTGATCGCCCGCGCGCTGCGCGACGCCGGGCACGAGGTGATCTACACCGGACTGCACCAGACCCCGGAGCAGATCGTCGCCACCGTCATCGCCGAGGACGCGCCCGTCCTGGGGCTTTCCGTCCTCTCGGGCGCCCACCTGACGATCGTGGGGCGCGTGATCGAACTGCTGGCACGGGAAGACGCGAGCGACGTACGCATCCTGGTCGGCGGCATCATCCCGGACGCCGACGTCCGCGCGCTCGAAGCCATGGGCGTCGCCGCGGTGTTCACCCCCGGTGCGAACATCCGCCGCATCGTCGAGACCGTCGACGCGCTCAGTGCCGACCGGACGGACGTACAGGAGACGGCATGCTGA
- a CDS encoding putative quinol monooxygenase, producing the protein MIFITAKFRIRPEYADQWPDIAADFTAATRDEPGCLWFDWSRSIDDPTEYVLVEAFRDDAAGAAHVQSEHFRAAQRTLPPHLAETPRIVNATVPQDDWSLLGEMSVPEKG; encoded by the coding sequence ATGATCTTCATCACCGCCAAATTCCGTATCCGTCCCGAGTACGCGGACCAGTGGCCGGACATCGCCGCCGACTTCACCGCGGCGACCCGCGACGAGCCGGGTTGTCTGTGGTTCGACTGGTCCCGCAGCATCGACGACCCGACGGAGTACGTCCTGGTCGAGGCCTTCCGTGACGACGCGGCGGGGGCGGCCCATGTACAGTCCGAGCACTTCAGGGCCGCGCAGCGGACCCTGCCGCCGCACCTCGCCGAGACCCCGCGGATCGTGAACGCGACGGTGCCGCAGGACGACTGGTCGCTGCTGGGCGAGATGAGCGTTCCCGAGAAGGGCTGA
- a CDS encoding FecCD family ABC transporter permease yields the protein MKTLPDPSGPATGTAAQARRAPRGVPGTWRLAVGPYAVLVPRKPLLGTAAVLVVLIAASGVHLAVGEIFVHPLDALRALAGEGTPRDVLVVERLRLPRLQAGLAVGAALGAAGCLMQTLAQNRLATPDTVGLNDGAAAFAVASVTGISTGLLPSAAALTGAATAAALTLALSGGAGRGGYRFLVVGLGVGAVFGAVTSLVLARSAADAANAAYGWTVGTLNGRDQGTVSLLAVALLLALPLGMVLGRRLLLLRLSDSVASGLGVRVRALRLAVIAVAVVLGGLAVAVAGPLGMIALAAPEAARRIAGPRAVPVLLSALAGALFTLLADLVGRTVLAPLEVPVGLVTAVVGGPYLIWLLLTTRTRRSL from the coding sequence GTGAAGACTCTCCCCGACCCGTCCGGACCGGCGACCGGGACCGCGGCGCAGGCCCGCCGCGCACCGCGCGGCGTCCCCGGCACCTGGCGCCTGGCCGTCGGCCCCTACGCCGTCCTGGTCCCGCGCAAGCCGCTGCTGGGCACCGCCGCCGTCCTGGTCGTGCTGATCGCCGCGAGCGGGGTGCACCTCGCCGTCGGCGAGATCTTCGTCCACCCGCTGGACGCGCTGCGCGCTCTGGCGGGCGAGGGCACCCCCCGCGACGTCCTGGTCGTCGAACGTCTGCGGCTGCCGCGCCTGCAGGCCGGCCTGGCCGTCGGCGCCGCCCTCGGCGCGGCCGGCTGCCTGATGCAGACCCTCGCCCAGAACCGGCTGGCCACCCCCGACACCGTCGGCCTCAACGACGGCGCCGCGGCCTTCGCCGTCGCCTCGGTCACCGGAATCAGCACCGGTCTGCTGCCCAGCGCCGCCGCTCTCACCGGTGCCGCCACCGCCGCCGCCCTCACTCTCGCCCTCAGCGGCGGCGCCGGACGCGGGGGCTACCGGTTCCTCGTCGTGGGTCTCGGCGTCGGCGCCGTCTTCGGCGCGGTCACCAGTCTCGTCCTGGCCCGCTCGGCCGCCGACGCGGCCAACGCCGCCTACGGCTGGACCGTCGGTACCCTCAACGGCCGCGATCAGGGAACGGTGTCCCTGCTCGCCGTCGCCCTGCTCCTCGCCCTGCCGCTCGGCATGGTCCTCGGCCGCCGGCTGCTCCTGCTGCGCCTGTCCGACTCCGTCGCCTCCGGTCTCGGCGTCCGGGTCAGGGCCCTGCGCCTGGCCGTCATCGCCGTCGCGGTCGTCCTCGGCGGCCTCGCCGTCGCCGTCGCCGGGCCGCTGGGCATGATCGCGCTCGCCGCCCCCGAGGCCGCCCGCCGCATCGCCGGGCCCCGCGCCGTCCCCGTCCTGCTCTCCGCCCTCGCCGGGGCGCTCTTCACCCTCCTCGCCGACCTGGTGGGCCGCACCGTGCTCGCTCCGCTGGAGGTCCCTGTCGGCCTCGTCACCGCCGTCGTCGGCGGCCCGTACCTGATCTGGCTGCTGCTCACCACCCGTACCAGGAGGTCCCTGTGA
- a CDS encoding LacI family DNA-binding transcriptional regulator — MRVSLKDVAAHAGVSIKTVSNVVNNYQHVTPAMRERVQRSIDALGYRPNLTARHLRKGRTGIIALALPELGNPYFAELAAAVIDTAAEHDYIVLLDHTGGRREQEILVSQGFRARVIDGLILSPIELEAKDFRERTEQVPLVLLGEREYDLPYDHIAIDNVAAARAAVRHLVSLGRRKVAFIGARRARSEPAQLRVRGWREELTAVGLPADEGLVAATDGWGHADGAAAMAHILDSGQRPDAVFAYNDPMAIGAMRVLHERGLRIPDDIAVVGFDDVLEGRFGAVTLTSVSPDKAAIGRLAVESVLARLHDAAPEPRRIRADYRLVERESTLGRPAGTGTADV, encoded by the coding sequence GTGCGGGTCAGCCTCAAGGACGTCGCCGCGCACGCGGGGGTCTCCATCAAGACCGTCTCCAACGTGGTGAACAACTATCAGCACGTCACCCCTGCCATGCGCGAGCGCGTCCAGAGATCCATCGACGCTCTCGGCTACCGGCCCAACCTGACCGCCCGGCACCTGCGCAAAGGGCGCACCGGCATCATCGCGCTCGCCCTGCCCGAACTCGGCAACCCCTACTTCGCCGAACTCGCCGCCGCCGTCATCGACACCGCGGCCGAGCACGACTACATCGTGCTGCTGGACCACACCGGGGGCCGCCGTGAGCAGGAGATCCTGGTCAGCCAGGGGTTCCGGGCCAGGGTCATCGACGGACTCATCCTCAGCCCCATCGAGCTGGAGGCCAAGGACTTCCGCGAGCGCACGGAGCAGGTGCCGCTGGTGCTGCTCGGCGAGCGGGAGTACGACCTGCCGTACGACCACATCGCCATCGACAACGTCGCCGCGGCCCGCGCCGCCGTCCGGCACCTGGTCTCACTGGGACGCCGCAAGGTGGCGTTCATCGGGGCCCGGCGCGCCCGCAGCGAACCCGCCCAACTGCGGGTACGGGGCTGGCGCGAGGAGCTCACCGCCGTCGGGCTCCCCGCCGACGAGGGCCTCGTCGCCGCCACCGACGGCTGGGGCCACGCGGACGGTGCGGCGGCGATGGCCCACATCCTGGACAGCGGGCAGCGGCCCGACGCGGTGTTCGCCTACAACGACCCGATGGCCATCGGGGCGATGCGGGTCCTGCACGAGCGTGGCCTGCGGATCCCCGACGACATCGCCGTCGTCGGATTCGACGACGTGCTCGAAGGACGGTTCGGCGCGGTGACCCTCACCTCCGTGTCACCGGACAAGGCCGCCATCGGCAGACTCGCGGTGGAGTCGGTGCTGGCCCGGCTGCACGACGCGGCTCCCGAGCCGCGTCGCATCCGGGCCGACTACCGCCTGGTCGAACGGGAGAGCACCCTGGGCCGGCCCGCCGGCACCGGAACCGCGGACGTCTGA
- a CDS encoding ABC transporter ATP-binding protein encodes MNPVDADSRLRTRALSLGHGSDLVIDGLDLALPQRRVTVIVGPNGCGKSTLLSGLARTLRPRGGAVLLDGREFAKIPTREIARTIGMLPQSAIAPDGLTVRDLVRYGRQPHQGLLRQWSAADARAVEEALTAADLHGLADRPLETLSGGQRQRAWIAMAVAQETEILLLDEPTSALDMGHALEVLELVRSLAAQGRTPVLVLHDLTTACRYADHMIALKDGAVVARGAPSAIVSPDLVRELYGVESSILTDPVHGTPVICPLHIATSTAGT; translated from the coding sequence GTGAACCCGGTCGACGCCGACAGCCGCCTGCGCACCCGGGCCCTGTCTCTGGGGCACGGCTCCGACCTCGTCATCGACGGTCTGGACCTCGCTCTGCCTCAGCGCCGGGTCACTGTCATCGTCGGCCCCAACGGGTGCGGCAAGTCCACCCTCCTCAGCGGGCTGGCCCGCACCCTGCGCCCGCGGGGCGGCGCCGTCCTCCTCGACGGCCGGGAGTTCGCCAAGATCCCCACCCGGGAGATCGCCCGCACCATCGGCATGCTCCCCCAGTCCGCGATCGCCCCCGACGGCCTCACCGTCCGCGACCTCGTCCGCTACGGCCGCCAGCCCCACCAGGGCCTGCTGCGTCAGTGGTCCGCCGCCGACGCCCGCGCGGTCGAGGAGGCGCTCACCGCCGCCGACCTGCACGGCCTCGCCGACCGCCCGCTCGAGACGCTCTCCGGCGGTCAGCGCCAGCGTGCCTGGATCGCCATGGCCGTCGCCCAGGAGACCGAGATCCTCCTCCTCGACGAACCCACCTCGGCCCTCGACATGGGCCACGCCCTCGAAGTGCTCGAACTGGTCCGCTCGCTGGCCGCACAGGGCCGCACCCCGGTCCTGGTCCTCCACGACCTGACCACCGCGTGCCGCTACGCCGACCACATGATCGCCCTCAAGGACGGGGCGGTGGTAGCCCGGGGCGCCCCGTCCGCCATCGTCTCCCCCGACCTCGTCCGAGAGCTCTACGGCGTCGAGAGCTCCATCCTCACCGACCCGGTCCACGGCACCCCGGTGATCTGTCCCCTGCACATCGCCACCTCCACGGCGGGCACCTGA
- a CDS encoding acyl-CoA carboxylase subunit epsilon, whose product MIKVVRGNPTPEELAAMVALLSAVRAPDPGPAPLRAGAWASPRLLLRTPQGYGPAGWRTSALPQ is encoded by the coding sequence GTGATCAAGGTCGTACGGGGCAACCCCACCCCGGAGGAGCTCGCCGCCATGGTCGCGCTGCTCTCCGCCGTCCGCGCACCGGATCCCGGGCCCGCTCCCCTCCGTGCCGGTGCCTGGGCCTCCCCTCGCCTGCTCCTGCGCACGCCACAGGGATACGGCCCTGCCGGCTGGCGCACCTCAGCCCTCCCCCAGTGA